The following DNA comes from Chloroflexota bacterium.
TGGAAGCCGAAGAAGCCGTGGAACAGTACGTCGGGCCAAGTGCCCTTCACATTGCGGAACTGCGGCGTGCCGACATTGTCGAACGCCACGGTGATGGTAACTGCGACCTGCTCTGTCGGAATCTCAGGAGCGGGCGTGGGCTGCACCGGCGCTGCGGTAGCTGCCGGAGCCGCCTGTGCGGGCGCAGATGGCGCGGCGGCGGTTGTCGCTGCCGGTGCCGGCGCTGCAGGCGCGGGCGCTGCCGGTGCCGGCGCGGATGTCTGCGGCGCCGCTGCGGGCGCTTCAGGCGCTGCCGGCGCTTCATCGGCGCCGCCGCAAGCGGCCAGTGCCATTGCCGCGATCGCGACAATTCCTAGAAGCCAAATGGCTTTAATCTTCATAATTCCCTCCAATTCGTTGTAAACCTTTCGCTGTAAAACTGTATGGTCTGATGTTCAAACACGCCAGTGAAATCGTGGTCTCGTTCCGTAAGCCTAATCGCAAGGTGATTTCGACACACATTTATATCATTATCTAATACCTACTATCAGCAAGTTACAATGTTATTCAGACAGATTTGGATTGTCAATGATTTTTTCACAAAGTCGAAATTCGCCATAATCGCGCCATATACTCGCCAAACTTGTGCCAAACTTGGCAAGCACAGCTGCCGCGTGAGCGAGACTACTGAAAGGTCTGGGGCATATTCCATCTATAACACTGCTTATGAGATGAGACGAATTCGTAAATCCCTAATGTCGTCATTCCACGCTGTTTTTGTCATTCCGAATACTCCTCCCCTGTCATTTCGAATGCAGTGAGGAATCTGAAGCATGTCCCTGCAAAGGCAGGGATCGTCTACATGCCAAACATGCCAACCTGTTTCCGACCTTAGATTTCTCGCTTCGCTCGAAATGACAGATATAAATTGCAAATGACAGGTAAGAATTGCACTTGTGAGCTCGTCTTATCCTTATAGATAGACCGTTGCACACGTGGGTGATAATATATGCTTATGAACGCACAACATATTCGCAATTTTTGCATCATTGCGCACATCGACCACGGGAAGTCCACGCTTGCGGACCGGCTTATGCAGCAGACGGGCGCGGTGGAAGAGCGCGACATGGTGGAGCAGTTGCTCGACAGCATGGAGCTTGAGCGCGAGCGCGGCATTACCATCAAAGCGCAAGCGGTACGCTTGTCGTATCGTGCGGACGATGGGCAGGACTACCAACTCAACCTCATAGACACGCCGGGGCATGTGGACTTTTCCTACGAAGTGTCGCGCAGCCTCGCCGCTTGCGAGGGCGCGCTGCTGGTCGTGGACGCTTCGCAGGGCATTCAGGCGCAGACGCTTGCCAATGTCTATCTCGCGCTGGAACACGACCTCGAAATTATCCCGGTCATCAACAAGATAGACCTCGATGTGGCAGAGCCGGAGCGAGTCGCAGAGGAAGTGCAGCAGGCGTTTGGCTTTATAGACGACGAGATTGTTTTCGTCTCCGCAAAGGACGGCACGGGCATACCCGAAATCCTCGAAGCGATAGTGCAGCGAGTGCCGCCGCCTTCCGGCGATGCCGACTCGCCGCTGCGCGCACTGATATTCGACTCCAAGTACGACCCATACAAGGGCGCCATCGCCTATGTGCGCGTGATGGACGGGCAAGTGCCTTCGGGCAGTCGCGTCAAGATTATGTCCACCGACAGCGCGAGCGAAGTGTTGGAAGTCGGCGTGTTCGCGCCTGAGCCAACTAAAGTCGGACGCTTGGGCGTGGGGGAAGTGGGATATGTCGCAACGGGCTTGAAGAGCGTCGGCGATGCACCCGTCGGCGACACCGTAACGCTAGCCAACGCGCCGTCCGCTGAGCCGCTCAAGGGCTATCAGCCACTCAAGCCGATGGTGTTCGCGGGCCTTTATCCTGCCGACGGCGAAGATTACCTTGAAATGCGCGTCGCCCTCGAGAAATTGCAACTCAACGACGCGGCGCTTGTCTTTCAGCCGGAAAACTCGGTCGCGCTCGGATCAGGCTTTCGCTGCGGTTTCCTCGGTCTGTTACACATGGATGTCGTGCAGGAACGGCTGGAGCGCGAGTATGACCTGAACCTGCTCGCCACTTCGCCGAGCGTCGCCTACGAAGTGCTGATGACGGACGGCGAGATTCTGGAAATCGACAGCCCGGCGCACTTGCCGGAGTCGTCGCGCATCGATGAGATTCAAGAGCCATGGCTCGATGTCAGCATCATCGCGCCGGCGAATTACATCGGTCCCGTGATGGACCTAGTGCGCAACCGTCGCGGCGAGTACAAGCGTATGGAATACTTGCAGCACGAGGGCGCGAACTCCGCGCCGCGAGTGCTGATGGAATTCGATGTGCCGCTCGCGGAGGTGCTAATCGACTTCTACGACAACCTGAAGGCGAACACGCAGGGCTACGCGTCGATGGACTATTCCATATCAGGCTATCGCCCCGGCAGCCTCGTCAAGGTGGACATTCTGGTGAACGGCGAGCCCGTGGACGCGCTGTCCATTATCACGCACCGCGACAACGCCTACTACCAGGGACGCGAGTTGGTGAAGAAACTGCGCGAGCTTATCCCCAGGCAGCTGTTCGAGGTGCCGGTGCAAGCCGCCATCGGCAGGAAGATTATCGCCCGCGAGACTATCCGCGCGCTGCGCAAGGATGTGCTTGCCAAGTGCTACGGCGGCGATGTAACGCGCAAACGCAAGCTGCTGCAGCGCCAAGCCGAAGGCAAAAAGCGCATGAAGCGCGTCGGCAGCGTAGAAATACCGCAGGAAGCGTTTCTGAGCATTCTGAAGGTGAGCCGGTAAGTCGGTCTGTCAGTATTTCAGTCTTTCAGTTCGTCAGTCCGCGCCGAAGAAGCCAATATCGGCATGACGGATAGAGCTGACTTACTGAAATATGACAGACCGACAGACTCCCACTCCGTTGACACGCTTGCGCCGCCGCCCTACCATGGGTGCAAGGTCGTGCTAAGCGGGGAGATAGCGGTGCCCTGTACTCGCAATCCGCTCTAGCGAGGCTGAACTCCTCTTGGAGGTTTACCATTCCGAGCCGCTGGCGACAGTCGGTCGGCGTTGATAGCTGGGTCCTGCGCGGCGGAAAGCCGTGAACCCCGTCAGGTCTGGAAGGAAGCAGCGGTAAGCGGTGTCTTCCGGGTGCCGCAGGGTCGCCTGGCTTGAGTCGCCGCTGTAGCCATGCTCGCGGCTGGGAATCGAATTGAGGTGCACGACCTATCAGGCGTCTTTTTTTTCAGGCGTCGAATATGAGGTTATCCAATGGGTTGCTTCAATGTGAAAATGGACATCGGCGGGCAGCAAGGCGATCGCTGGGTAACCACCGATGCGCTTGTGGATACGGGCGCGTTCTTCAGTTCTATCCCGTCGTCAACGCTACGCGAACTTGGCGTGTCACCAGTAATGAGCAGGAACTTCCAGTTTGGCGACGGAAGCATCAAGCGCACGAACATAGGCAGGACTTGGATAAGGGTGAATGGACGAGATGCCTTCACACAAGTTACTTTCAGTGAGGAAGGCGCGCCAATCTTGCTCGGCGCATTGGCGCTGGAAGAACTGCTTTTTGTCGTCAATCCCAAGGAACAGCGATTGGTCCCGATGGACTTGATTAACGCCTAGTCGCACTTGATAGCGCCTAATAAGTTGCCGTACAGATGCTGCGCCATGCCCC
Coding sequences within:
- the lepA gene encoding elongation factor 4; its protein translation is MNAQHIRNFCIIAHIDHGKSTLADRLMQQTGAVEERDMVEQLLDSMELERERGITIKAQAVRLSYRADDGQDYQLNLIDTPGHVDFSYEVSRSLAACEGALLVVDASQGIQAQTLANVYLALEHDLEIIPVINKIDLDVAEPERVAEEVQQAFGFIDDEIVFVSAKDGTGIPEILEAIVQRVPPPSGDADSPLRALIFDSKYDPYKGAIAYVRVMDGQVPSGSRVKIMSTDSASEVLEVGVFAPEPTKVGRLGVGEVGYVATGLKSVGDAPVGDTVTLANAPSAEPLKGYQPLKPMVFAGLYPADGEDYLEMRVALEKLQLNDAALVFQPENSVALGSGFRCGFLGLLHMDVVQERLEREYDLNLLATSPSVAYEVLMTDGEILEIDSPAHLPESSRIDEIQEPWLDVSIIAPANYIGPVMDLVRNRRGEYKRMEYLQHEGANSAPRVLMEFDVPLAEVLIDFYDNLKANTQGYASMDYSISGYRPGSLVKVDILVNGEPVDALSIITHRDNAYYQGRELVKKLRELIPRQLFEVPVQAAIGRKIIARETIRALRKDVLAKCYGGDVTRKRKLLQRQAEGKKRMKRVGSVEIPQEAFLSILKVSR